The following coding sequences lie in one Haladaptatus sp. DJG-WS-42 genomic window:
- a CDS encoding DUF2298 domain-containing protein yields MEFGLVALWLAVYLAFWALSMPLAALLFAGFDDQGAGFALPLGLGILTLVAYWVGHLAFGWIAVLAGLLALGGAAGFALSRDIEIQWRDRIDVPLVFVVAFLFIIFIRGADPGVIPGGGEKFLDFGLLKTLLRSPTLPPEDFWFADAPVRYYFGGHLLTALLTILTGTEARFAYNLALSGFFGMLIAAGYSLAGTVAAGFSVSRRKAGLFAAFFIGFASNLLTGVQVFIWALPDAIGGPLGRVIAANLNDLAAEKVVAPPREFAYWHPSRVIPGTINEFPFFSWLNGDLHAHMMSTPFLLLAAGLLFVYFRTPAREVTRRRLLVFGALPPLAGFIAFVNTWSFPTVLGLAWLSLAFAPATPTTLFSRQIATRTRRAESWLTNELVRLVSALACTVVILAGGLLWTLPFWLGTASRRSIGLFPERTALVPLLVVHGAFLAVFVPYLVAHARPELRKHAAQTGVVLALFIPTAWFGGLAGVALFCPLLAAGWLLLRLRDDIGYETVLMLAGLGLALIVEFAFVQENAAPSRFNTVFKVYMQIWVLWSVAASVMLARLLKGGQAIPTNWRTGARVLAALLVISTSFYGVFALAGHFNDGATDDMTLDGLQYVADYHAGEAEAIHWLDDREGSPHLIEAPGGAYRWANAPSALTGLPSVVGWPHERIYHGQEAYDERVTDTTKFYTGTPAEQVAVLEKYDVRYIYVGPQEREAYDPGDVSQLAGVSVAYEGGDVTIYEVKPEQLREN; encoded by the coding sequence ATGGAATTCGGTCTCGTTGCGCTGTGGCTTGCGGTGTATCTTGCCTTCTGGGCGCTTTCGATGCCCCTTGCGGCGCTGCTCTTTGCTGGCTTCGACGACCAAGGTGCAGGATTCGCCCTCCCACTCGGTCTCGGGATACTCACGCTCGTCGCCTACTGGGTTGGTCACCTCGCCTTTGGGTGGATTGCGGTGCTTGCCGGGCTCCTCGCCCTCGGCGGCGCGGCCGGATTCGCGCTCTCCCGAGATATCGAAATTCAGTGGCGTGACCGAATCGACGTGCCGCTCGTGTTCGTGGTTGCGTTTCTGTTTATTATTTTCATTCGTGGTGCCGACCCCGGCGTCATTCCCGGTGGCGGGGAGAAGTTCCTCGATTTTGGCCTGCTCAAAACGCTCTTGCGCTCGCCAACGCTCCCGCCAGAGGACTTCTGGTTCGCGGACGCGCCAGTTCGCTACTACTTCGGCGGCCATCTCCTCACCGCGCTGCTCACGATTCTCACTGGCACGGAAGCCCGATTCGCCTACAATCTTGCACTTTCCGGATTTTTCGGCATGCTCATCGCCGCAGGCTACAGCCTCGCGGGAACGGTTGCCGCCGGGTTCTCGGTCTCCCGCCGAAAAGCCGGGCTCTTTGCGGCCTTCTTCATCGGATTTGCGAGCAACCTGCTCACCGGCGTGCAGGTGTTCATCTGGGCGCTCCCAGACGCGATTGGCGGTCCGCTTGGCCGAGTTATCGCGGCGAACCTGAACGACCTCGCCGCAGAGAAGGTGGTCGCCCCGCCGCGTGAATTTGCCTACTGGCATCCAAGCCGCGTGATTCCGGGCACGATCAACGAGTTCCCCTTCTTCTCGTGGCTGAACGGCGACCTCCACGCGCACATGATGAGCACGCCGTTTCTCCTGCTCGCCGCCGGGTTGTTGTTCGTCTACTTCCGAACGCCAGCACGCGAGGTGACGCGCCGTCGCCTGCTCGTCTTCGGGGCACTTCCACCGCTCGCCGGGTTCATCGCGTTCGTCAACACATGGTCGTTCCCGACCGTGCTGGGGCTCGCGTGGCTCTCGCTCGCGTTCGCGCCTGCGACCCCGACGACACTGTTCTCTCGACAGATTGCGACGCGGACACGACGCGCTGAGTCGTGGCTCACGAACGAGCTAGTACGGCTCGTTAGCGCGCTTGCCTGTACTGTCGTCATCCTCGCAGGTGGCCTGCTCTGGACGCTCCCGTTCTGGCTCGGAACCGCGAGCAGGCGGAGTATTGGATTGTTCCCCGAACGAACCGCGCTCGTCCCCCTGCTCGTGGTCCACGGTGCGTTCCTCGCAGTGTTCGTCCCGTATCTTGTCGCCCACGCGCGTCCGGAACTCAGGAAACACGCCGCACAAACAGGCGTTGTCCTCGCGTTGTTCATTCCGACGGCGTGGTTTGGCGGTCTCGCGGGCGTGGCCCTCTTTTGCCCACTGCTCGCCGCTGGCTGGCTGTTGCTCAGACTCCGTGACGACATTGGCTACGAGACCGTGTTGATGCTCGCGGGCCTCGGCCTCGCGCTCATCGTTGAGTTCGCCTTCGTCCAAGAAAACGCCGCGCCCAGCCGCTTTAACACCGTGTTCAAGGTGTACATGCAGATCTGGGTGCTCTGGTCGGTTGCGGCGTCGGTGATGCTCGCACGCCTCCTCAAAGGCGGGCAGGCAATCCCAACGAACTGGCGCACCGGCGCGCGGGTTCTCGCCGCACTCCTCGTCATCTCCACGTCGTTTTACGGTGTATTCGCCCTCGCTGGCCACTTCAACGACGGCGCGACCGACGACATGACGCTCGACGGCCTGCAGTACGTTGCTGACTACCACGCAGGCGAAGCCGAGGCGATTCACTGGCTCGACGACAGAGAGGGCAGCCCACACCTCATCGAAGCGCCGGGCGGTGCGTACCGCTGGGCGAACGCGCCCTCTGCGCTCACCGGGCTTCCGTCGGTCGTTGGCTGGCCGCACGAACGCATCTATCACGGCCAAGAGGCCTACGACGAGCGGGTCACCGACACGACGAAATTCTACACCGGAACGCCTGCAGAACAGGTTGCCGTCCTCGAAAAATACGACGTACGCTACATCTACGTCGGGCCACAAGAGCGCGAGGCGTACGACCCCGGCGACGTCTCTCAGTTAGCTGGCGTGTCGGTCGCCTACGAGGGCGGGGACGTGACGATTTACGAAGTGAAGCCCGAGCAGTTGAGAGAAAACTAG
- a CDS encoding Na+/H+ antiporter NhaC family protein — MPTETTFGLISLLPALLAIVLTLVSRQALLSLFAGVWLGATILAGWNPIAGGAKALTFVVQNVTETFNAKLLLFTFLIGALLGMVFLSGGMRAVADGIVKRIKTRRQAKAGTAFLGTLIFFDSYASTMISGSVMRPVTDRFEISREKLAYLLDSTTSPMASLAVVSTWLGFEVGLIQQQFTELGIQRSAFVVFVESIPFRFYSVFALILVYIVVFTDWNFGPMKKAEARAQNEGKLLRDDASPLMETQASDIETPAHVNPRWWYFAAPIVVLVATTLVGLWWTGGGPAKTSAALANTEGVDAILAFFQSYADSLKEAGTADAILYAAFAGCTTMLAILVGHARIGLDKVSDSIFEGFKMVMFPVAILSLAWTIGFVSSELGVGDYVVSVAEGIITAPLLPAVIFLTAALISFAIGTSWGTMGILFPVAVPLAVELNAAITLAIAAILTGSLFGDHCSPISDTTVMSSMFAASDHVDHVATQMPYAMLAATVGTISFLVSGYTTIPVWVTLFVGTVALAGSAYVLSEYVGKTDRVGVGAMFD; from the coding sequence ATGCCAACAGAGACGACGTTTGGGCTGATTAGCTTGCTGCCTGCGTTGCTGGCAATCGTGTTGACCCTCGTCTCCCGACAGGCGTTGCTCTCCCTGTTCGCCGGAGTCTGGCTCGGCGCGACAATCCTCGCCGGATGGAACCCCATCGCAGGGGGCGCAAAGGCCCTCACATTCGTGGTGCAAAACGTCACAGAAACGTTCAACGCAAAGCTCCTGCTCTTTACGTTCCTCATCGGCGCACTCCTCGGGATGGTGTTCCTCTCCGGGGGAATGCGCGCCGTCGCAGACGGAATTGTAAAGCGCATCAAAACACGGAGACAAGCAAAGGCCGGGACGGCGTTCCTCGGGACGCTCATCTTCTTCGATTCGTACGCGAGTACGATGATTTCCGGGTCGGTGATGCGGCCGGTCACCGACCGCTTCGAAATCTCCCGGGAGAAACTTGCCTACCTCCTCGATTCGACCACCTCGCCGATGGCGAGTCTCGCCGTCGTCTCAACGTGGCTCGGCTTCGAGGTCGGCCTCATCCAACAGCAGTTTACCGAACTCGGCATCCAGCGGAGCGCCTTTGTCGTGTTCGTTGAGTCCATCCCGTTTCGCTTCTACAGCGTGTTCGCGCTCATCCTCGTCTACATCGTGGTGTTTACCGACTGGAACTTCGGCCCGATGAAAAAGGCAGAAGCGCGCGCGCAAAACGAGGGCAAACTGTTGCGTGATGACGCCTCGCCACTCATGGAAACCCAAGCGAGCGACATCGAGACGCCAGCCCACGTGAATCCGCGCTGGTGGTACTTCGCCGCGCCAATCGTCGTGCTCGTCGCCACCACGCTCGTCGGCCTTTGGTGGACCGGCGGCGGCCCCGCAAAGACGAGCGCGGCGCTCGCAAACACGGAGGGTGTCGATGCCATCCTCGCATTCTTCCAATCGTACGCCGACTCGCTCAAGGAGGCGGGCACCGCAGACGCCATCCTCTACGCCGCGTTCGCGGGCTGTACGACCATGCTCGCGATCCTCGTCGGCCACGCACGCATCGGCCTCGACAAGGTCTCAGACTCCATCTTCGAGGGGTTCAAGATGGTCATGTTCCCGGTCGCCATCCTCTCGCTCGCGTGGACGATTGGCTTCGTGAGCAGCGAACTCGGCGTTGGCGATTACGTCGTGAGCGTCGCAGAGGGTATCATCACCGCACCCCTGCTTCCGGCGGTCATCTTCCTCACCGCCGCGCTCATCAGTTTCGCCATCGGCACCTCGTGGGGGACGATGGGGATTCTGTTCCCCGTCGCCGTTCCGCTCGCCGTCGAACTCAACGCAGCCATCACGCTCGCCATCGCGGCCATCCTCACCGGGTCGCTGTTCGGCGACCACTGTTCGCCAATCAGCGACACGACGGTCATGAGTTCGATGTTCGCCGCGAGCGACCACGTTGACCACGTCGCCACGCAGATGCCGTATGCGATGCTCGCGGCGACCGTGGGGACGATTTCCTTCCTCGTGAGCGGCTACACCACGATTCCGGTGTGGGTGACGCTGTTCGTCGGCACCGTCGCGCTCGCTGGTAGCGCTTACGTCCTCTCTGAGTACGTTGGCAAAACAGACCGCGTCGGTGTCGGCGCGATGTTCGACTGA
- a CDS encoding alpha/beta hydrolase, translating into MRLPYEWATASVSVNGVTLQCYRTGDGPPLVMAHGFFENGPCMERLANDLADEYEVILYDARGHGRSAAPDTGYTIDDRVADLVGVVEALSLENPILFGHSMGGSTAAWAAARHPTLPRALVLEDPANLRGCHARPTAERVRLVRDQLEAWEGQSVKEIASDYEQYGPNLARNLAIANSECRPPIVKIARAGYPQTADAFPAITCPTLVIKSDAEPDSRAGDLTAAEQLALGRLVHIPNAGHAVFRDQYEAAYTELKTFLTRVETRTHQSETP; encoded by the coding sequence ATGCGTCTTCCCTACGAATGGGCTACCGCCAGCGTCTCGGTAAACGGAGTTACGCTCCAGTGTTACCGAACTGGCGACGGCCCGCCGCTCGTCATGGCACACGGCTTTTTCGAGAACGGGCCGTGCATGGAGCGGTTGGCAAACGACCTCGCAGACGAGTACGAGGTAATACTCTATGACGCCCGCGGCCACGGGCGCTCTGCTGCTCCCGACACAGGCTACACCATCGACGACCGCGTCGCAGACCTCGTGGGAGTCGTGGAGGCGCTCTCGCTCGAAAACCCCATCTTGTTTGGCCACTCGATGGGGGGCTCGACGGCAGCGTGGGCGGCCGCCCGTCACCCAACTCTCCCGCGCGCACTTGTCTTAGAAGACCCAGCGAATCTGCGCGGCTGCCACGCGCGACCCACAGCGGAGCGTGTGCGTCTCGTCCGTGACCAACTGGAAGCGTGGGAGGGCCAGTCGGTCAAAGAAATTGCGAGCGACTACGAACAGTACGGCCCGAATTTAGCGCGTAACCTCGCAATCGCCAATTCAGAGTGTCGCCCGCCCATCGTCAAAATCGCTCGTGCGGGCTACCCGCAGACGGCAGACGCCTTCCCAGCAATAACGTGCCCGACGCTCGTCATCAAATCTGACGCAGAACCCGACTCGCGCGCAGGCGACCTCACAGCAGCAGAGCAGCTGGCGTTGGGGCGCCTCGTCCACATCCCCAACGCGGGCCACGCGGTGTTCCGCGACCAGTACGAGGCCGCCTACACAGAGCTCAAAACGTTTCTCACGCGAGTCGAGACGCGAACGCACCAATCCGAAACCCCCTAA
- a CDS encoding DUF2110 family protein, producing the protein MVVLATKLYVKGDARERSLDGLRSLINNDIGDLDVSFTIGILDNDFPSVTLDGPDATIARNTLRETWGEITNSFKDGETYVGTFEHWDDDGFILDAGREIRIPAEKLGLGTGSPEQIRKRFGLVQHTPLKFVYGEPCRLADEQRDELYEWTRGLGRVNVNNATRGEVRATVNRAGHAQDIVTVERLGLLEQSIVCKESTDPPGLLASIGEYVPAELLCVIP; encoded by the coding sequence ATGGTAGTACTCGCAACAAAACTGTACGTGAAAGGAGACGCCCGCGAGCGCTCGCTCGACGGGCTTCGGTCACTTATCAACAACGACATCGGCGACCTCGATGTCAGCTTCACCATCGGGATTCTCGACAACGACTTCCCGTCGGTAACGCTCGATGGCCCCGACGCCACCATCGCGCGCAACACCCTTCGTGAGACGTGGGGTGAAATCACCAACTCGTTCAAAGACGGCGAAACCTACGTCGGCACTTTCGAACACTGGGACGACGACGGCTTCATCTTGGACGCCGGACGCGAGATTCGTATTCCAGCCGAGAAACTCGGCCTCGGAACCGGGTCTCCGGAGCAGATTCGAAAACGCTTCGGCCTCGTCCAGCACACACCACTGAAGTTCGTTTACGGCGAGCCGTGCCGACTGGCCGACGAACAGCGCGACGAACTCTACGAGTGGACACGTGGCCTCGGGCGCGTGAACGTCAACAACGCCACCCGCGGTGAGGTTCGCGCGACGGTCAATCGCGCGGGTCACGCCCAAGACATCGTGACGGTCGAACGCCTTGGCCTGCTCGAACAGAGCATCGTCTGTAAAGAAAGCACGGACCCACCCGGACTGCTCGCCAGCATCGGTGAGTACGTGCCTGCTGAACTCCTCTGTGTCATCCCATGA
- a CDS encoding DUF2797 domain-containing protein, which produces MQIVGYRTGPEHDPALVIAEDGVLRNEPLAPGTQLAYTLGERHCAGVTVDGTHHVCENAKAPYCQLHTDMWPCAICTGNCSMPIDACHEEHAVYLAAFAPNIFKVGVTRSWRLDTRLREQGADRAAHILTVSDGRLARRKEAEIANRLVDRVRVPTKITGLHRAVDETAWNTLLEEFDVIETFDFDYGFSLDVSPIAETLATGTVVGTQGRVLVVRHAGSTYAVDLRGLVGYELGNGGTTKDVQSSLTAF; this is translated from the coding sequence GTGCAAATCGTTGGGTACCGAACCGGCCCGGAGCACGACCCCGCGCTCGTGATTGCCGAAGATGGTGTGCTCCGCAATGAACCGTTAGCTCCCGGTACACAGCTCGCCTACACACTCGGGGAGCGCCACTGTGCGGGTGTCACCGTAGACGGTACCCACCACGTCTGCGAGAACGCGAAGGCGCCGTACTGTCAGCTCCACACCGACATGTGGCCGTGTGCCATCTGCACCGGGAACTGTTCGATGCCAATCGACGCCTGCCACGAGGAACACGCCGTCTACCTCGCCGCCTTTGCGCCCAACATCTTCAAAGTCGGCGTCACCCGCAGTTGGCGACTCGACACCCGGTTGCGCGAACAGGGTGCAGACCGCGCGGCCCACATTCTCACCGTCTCTGATGGACGTCTCGCGCGGCGTAAAGAAGCCGAAATTGCGAATAGATTGGTTGACCGCGTGCGCGTTCCGACGAAGATCACAGGCCTCCACCGCGCGGTTGACGAGACGGCGTGGAATACCCTGCTCGAAGAATTCGACGTGATAGAGACGTTCGACTTCGACTACGGCTTTTCGTTAGATGTCTCGCCCATCGCAGAGACGCTCGCCACCGGTACGGTCGTCGGCACGCAAGGGCGCGTACTCGTGGTTCGCCACGCCGGATCAACCTACGCCGTCGATTTGCGCGGCCTAGTCGGCTACGAACTCGGAAACGGCGGCACGACGAAGGACGTACAATCGAGTCTGACGGCGTTCTGA
- a CDS encoding acyl-CoA dehydrogenase, producing MDFSLSAEQQQIKDMVSEFVDEEIKPIAADIDHDDEFPADLVSEMGKLGLMGMPFPEKYGGAGLDYHSYAIGLSEIARGSGGVGTVVAAHISLAGNMLYEFGNEEQKQEYLTPLAEGTDMGAFALSEAQAGSDVPAMGTTAEKDGDEYVINGSKLWISNGSVADTVTLFAKTDPDAGNKGISSFIVRPEEDDGFYVEGTEDKLGDKGCPTAELRFDDLRIPEDRLLGDEGEGFVQALKTLNGGRITIAARSIGIAQAALDEALDYAQEREQFGGPISQFQAIQHKLADMDTKISAARMLMHLAADKKIRGENFIKEAAQAKLYASEISREVANEGIQIHGGYGYTKDFPAERFYRDAKLNEIYEGTSEVLRNTIAAQLLN from the coding sequence ATGGACTTCAGCCTCTCCGCTGAGCAACAGCAAATCAAGGACATGGTCTCTGAGTTCGTTGACGAGGAGATTAAGCCGATTGCGGCGGACATCGACCACGACGACGAGTTCCCCGCAGACCTCGTCTCCGAGATGGGAAAACTCGGCCTGATGGGGATGCCGTTCCCCGAGAAATACGGCGGTGCAGGCCTCGACTATCACTCCTACGCGATTGGCCTCTCGGAGATTGCGCGCGGGAGCGGCGGCGTCGGCACCGTCGTCGCCGCCCACATCTCGCTCGCTGGAAACATGCTCTACGAGTTCGGCAACGAAGAACAGAAACAAGAGTACCTGACGCCGCTCGCAGAAGGCACAGACATGGGCGCGTTCGCGCTCTCTGAGGCGCAGGCGGGCAGCGACGTGCCCGCGATGGGTACCACCGCCGAGAAAGACGGCGACGAGTACGTCATCAACGGGAGTAAACTCTGGATTTCGAATGGCTCGGTCGCAGACACCGTGACGCTGTTCGCAAAGACCGACCCGGACGCCGGCAACAAGGGCATCTCCTCGTTCATCGTGCGTCCGGAGGAGGACGATGGCTTCTACGTCGAGGGTACGGAAGACAAACTCGGCGACAAGGGCTGTCCGACCGCGGAACTCCGCTTCGACGACCTGCGCATCCCCGAAGACCGCCTGCTCGGCGACGAGGGCGAAGGTTTCGTTCAGGCGCTCAAAACGTTAAACGGTGGTCGCATCACGATTGCCGCCCGCTCGATTGGGATTGCACAGGCCGCGCTTGACGAAGCACTCGACTACGCCCAAGAGCGCGAGCAGTTCGGCGGCCCAATCTCACAGTTCCAGGCGATTCAGCACAAACTCGCGGACATGGACACCAAGATTTCTGCCGCACGGATGCTCATGCACCTCGCCGCAGATAAGAAGATTCGCGGCGAGAACTTCATCAAGGAAGCCGCACAGGCGAAACTCTACGCCAGCGAAATTTCCCGCGAAGTCGCAAACGAAGGCATCCAAATCCACGGCGGCTACGGCTACACCAAGGACTTCCCCGCAGAGCGCTTCTACCGCGACGCAAAGCTGAACGAAATCTACGAAGGCACCTCTGAGGTGCTTCGCAACACCATCGCCGCCCAGTTGCTCAACTGA
- a CDS encoding tRNA (cytidine(56)-2'-O)-methyltransferase, with protein sequence MQGEPEVVILRLGHRPGRDERMTTHVGLTGRALGADRVILVDTESSKDTIEDITGRFGGPYEVEVVSSHRPVIRDWEGKIVHLTMYGERVQDVEADIRAAHSEDPLLIVVGAEKVPFEVYDAADWNVGVTNQPHSEVAGLAVFLDRLFEGRELDREWVGAKKRVIPQKTGKRVEPVDE encoded by the coding sequence ATGCAGGGAGAACCCGAAGTCGTCATCCTCCGGCTTGGCCACCGTCCCGGCCGAGACGAACGGATGACCACCCACGTCGGCCTCACGGGCCGGGCACTCGGCGCAGACCGCGTCATCCTCGTCGATACGGAGAGCTCGAAAGACACAATCGAAGACATCACCGGCCGCTTTGGCGGCCCCTACGAGGTCGAAGTCGTCTCCTCACACCGCCCCGTTATCCGCGACTGGGAGGGGAAAATCGTCCACCTCACGATGTACGGCGAGCGCGTCCAAGACGTCGAAGCCGACATTCGCGCCGCCCACAGCGAAGACCCACTGCTCATCGTCGTCGGCGCGGAGAAGGTGCCGTTCGAGGTGTACGACGCCGCAGATTGGAACGTTGGCGTGACCAACCAGCCACACTCGGAAGTGGCGGGACTGGCCGTGTTCTTAGATCGCCTGTTCGAGGGGCGGGAACTCGACCGCGAGTGGGTCGGCGCGAAAAAGCGCGTCATTCCACAGAAGACGGGCAAGCGCGTAGAGCCAGTGGACGAGTAA
- a CDS encoding BsuPI-related putative proteinase inhibitor produces the protein MALETSLEATPDADCVRFVLEITNTDDQPSSLTFRDAGKADFVVLDGETECWRWSDGRVYAQVLTTEELAPGETLRLEAVWEQPTPGEYDVICELKTMDGDEIRTTLSV, from the coding sequence ATGGCCCTCGAAACGAGCCTTGAAGCGACTCCCGACGCCGATTGTGTGCGCTTCGTTCTCGAAATCACGAACACCGACGACCAACCCAGTTCGCTCACCTTCCGCGACGCGGGAAAAGCAGATTTTGTGGTGTTGGACGGCGAGACGGAGTGTTGGCGCTGGTCTGACGGCCGAGTGTACGCCCAGGTGCTCACGACCGAGGAACTCGCACCGGGTGAGACCCTGCGGCTTGAAGCTGTCTGGGAGCAGCCAACGCCCGGGGAGTACGACGTAATTTGCGAACTCAAAACGATGGATGGGGACGAAATACGAACGACACTATCAGTATGA
- the tfe gene encoding transcription factor E, with amino-acid sequence MAFEELLEDPVIQKYLHELVGPTGMPVAAAPPDGEVTDEELAEDLGLELNDVRRALFILYENDLATYRRLRDEDSGWLTYLWTFEYDAIPENLADEMDRLLGALEERREYEQDNEFFLCEVDSIRFEFGEAMDFGFQCPECGSPLDAMDNSRLVEAMDDRIGALRDELNVDI; translated from the coding sequence ATGGCTTTTGAGGAGCTTCTCGAGGACCCTGTCATCCAAAAATATCTCCACGAGTTAGTTGGACCGACGGGTATGCCGGTCGCCGCCGCGCCGCCTGACGGCGAAGTGACCGACGAGGAATTGGCGGAGGATCTGGGGCTCGAACTCAACGACGTGCGGCGCGCCCTGTTCATCCTCTACGAGAACGACCTCGCCACCTATCGACGTCTTCGCGACGAAGACTCTGGCTGGCTCACGTATCTCTGGACGTTTGAATACGACGCCATCCCCGAGAACTTGGCAGACGAGATGGACCGCCTCCTCGGCGCGTTAGAAGAGCGCCGAGAGTACGAACAAGACAACGAATTTTTCCTCTGTGAAGTCGACTCGATTCGCTTCGAATTCGGCGAAGCGATGGACTTTGGCTTCCAGTGTCCCGAGTGCGGTTCCCCGCTCGACGCGATGGACAACTCTCGGCTCGTCGAAGCGATGGACGACCGAATCGGCGCGCTCCGGGACGAACTCAACGTAGACATCTGA
- a CDS encoding NAD-dependent epimerase/dehydratase family protein: MKLSGKRILVTGGAGLIGSRMVAQLLPENEVIVADNLSNGIRDSVPTAAEFVNVDLADEAAVAEVITDDLDAVFHFAAAEKYVNSDEPRKQFEVNGDITYNIVERMDEVGVSNLVFTSSSTIYGEAPRPTPEDYAPLEPISIYGAAKLSEESLLSVFAHSYDFTVWNFRFANIVGPRFGHGVVPDFVEKLQDNPEKLVILGNGRQEKSYMHVSECVEAIAHVVETADAPMNSYNLGTRTTTSVTTIADIVSDEMGLDPEYEYTGGDRGWTGDVPKMRLSIEKLSALGYEPTLSSHESVRKAVRELLEDPDQ; encoded by the coding sequence ATGAAGCTCTCAGGTAAGCGGATTCTCGTGACCGGTGGCGCAGGGCTCATCGGCTCTCGGATGGTCGCCCAACTGCTCCCCGAAAACGAGGTCATCGTCGCCGACAACCTCTCGAACGGGATTCGAGACAGCGTCCCCACAGCCGCCGAGTTCGTGAACGTGGACCTCGCGGACGAAGCCGCCGTGGCGGAGGTCATCACCGACGACCTCGATGCCGTGTTCCACTTCGCCGCCGCAGAGAAGTACGTAAATTCGGACGAACCGCGAAAGCAATTCGAGGTGAACGGCGACATCACCTACAATATTGTAGAACGCATGGACGAAGTCGGCGTCTCGAATCTCGTGTTCACCTCGTCTTCGACCATCTACGGCGAGGCTCCGCGGCCAACGCCCGAAGATTACGCCCCGCTCGAACCCATCAGCATCTACGGCGCAGCAAAGCTGTCAGAGGAAAGCCTCCTCTCCGTGTTCGCCCACTCGTATGACTTCACGGTGTGGAATTTCCGCTTTGCAAACATCGTCGGCCCGCGCTTCGGGCACGGTGTCGTCCCGGATTTTGTTGAGAAACTGCAGGACAACCCTGAGAAACTCGTCATTCTCGGCAACGGTCGCCAAGAGAAGTCCTACATGCACGTTTCAGAGTGCGTCGAAGCCATCGCGCACGTTGTGGAGACTGCAGACGCGCCGATGAACTCCTACAATCTCGGAACGCGCACGACCACCTCGGTCACGACCATCGCAGACATCGTTTCCGATGAAATGGGACTCGACCCCGAGTACGAGTACACCGGCGGCGACCGCGGTTGGACTGGCGACGTACCGAAGATGCGCCTTTCGATTGAGAAACTCTCCGCCCTCGGCTACGAACCAACCCTCTCCTCGCACGAATCCGTGCGAAAAGCCGTGAGAGAACTGCTCGAAGACCCCGACCAGTAA
- a CDS encoding DUF5803 family protein produces MRRRLLALALLALLTMSAGCTAIFGPGEVDQQRLNENATYDWDTNANATIDIRSGEYQAVYAVDQSTIELYDRDGFGTERPLEISALKFQFENGTVVNASALDVSQTRNRLIVDLPAEHGKVAYSAPAQGKSFGTPTFVTGSYEVILPPGMRVDYVPLAQVQPGGYETRLEDNRVHITWADVQSRAVILRWYLDRDLTIFATVAAGLAIAGIVGAFYYLKQIRVLRERREELGLSVDMDDDRRGPPPGMR; encoded by the coding sequence ATGAGACGTCGGCTGCTCGCCCTTGCCCTGCTTGCCCTGCTCACAATGTCCGCGGGCTGTACCGCGATATTTGGGCCCGGTGAGGTCGATCAGCAACGTCTCAACGAGAATGCAACCTACGACTGGGACACGAACGCGAACGCCACCATCGACATTCGTAGCGGCGAATATCAGGCGGTGTACGCCGTCGACCAGTCGACAATCGAACTCTACGACCGCGACGGCTTTGGCACCGAACGCCCGCTTGAAATTTCGGCGCTCAAATTCCAGTTCGAAAACGGGACGGTCGTAAACGCATCCGCTCTCGACGTGTCGCAGACGCGAAACCGACTCATCGTTGACCTCCCTGCAGAGCACGGGAAAGTCGCCTACAGCGCCCCCGCCCAAGGCAAGAGCTTCGGCACGCCGACGTTCGTGACTGGCTCGTACGAAGTCATCCTCCCGCCCGGAATGCGTGTCGATTACGTCCCGCTCGCGCAGGTTCAGCCCGGTGGGTACGAGACGCGCCTTGAGGACAACCGCGTCCACATCACCTGGGCCGATGTCCAGAGTCGCGCCGTGATTCTGCGGTGGTATCTCGACCGCGACCTGACCATCTTCGCGACGGTGGCCGCCGGGCTCGCAATCGCCGGAATCGTCGGTGCGTTCTACTATCTCAAACAGATTCGCGTCCTTCGCGAGCGCCGAGAAGAACTCGGCTTGAGCGTGGATATGGACGACGACCGCCGCGGCCCGCCGCCGGGAATGCGCTAG